One genomic segment of Desulfocapsa sulfexigens DSM 10523 includes these proteins:
- a CDS encoding HD domain-containing protein, with product MLDNIRAHSVMVARVASALLQNLTETSEQKPHLPSRGLVLAGALLHDIAKTPCLKNRCDHARHGRDICLKLGYPEVAEVVREHVILTEFSQKRYQKGVFYAKEIVYYADKRVRHDEIVSLEERLEYILEQYGNNDPDRHRLIRENFAQCQQLENALFSSLKITAADIPASIATIQLTT from the coding sequence ATGCTTGATAACATCCGGGCCCATTCTGTCATGGTGGCCCGGGTGGCATCTGCTCTCCTCCAGAACCTCACGGAGACCTCAGAACAAAAGCCACACCTGCCATCCAGAGGACTTGTACTTGCTGGGGCCCTGCTTCATGATATAGCGAAAACCCCCTGTCTGAAGAACCGCTGTGATCACGCAAGACATGGACGAGATATTTGTCTGAAACTTGGCTATCCGGAAGTTGCAGAAGTGGTCCGAGAACATGTCATTCTCACCGAATTTTCCCAAAAGCGGTACCAAAAGGGTGTCTTTTATGCGAAGGAAATAGTCTACTATGCAGACAAGCGGGTACGCCATGATGAGATAGTCTCTCTTGAGGAACGACTCGAATATATCCTGGAACAATACGGAAACAACGATCCCGATCGTCACCGATTAATAAGAGAAAATTTCGCCCAATGCCAGCAACTTGAAAATGCTCTTTTTTCATCTTTGAAAATAACAGCTGCTGATATCCCGGCTTCAATCGCCACCATTCAGCTCACAACCTGA
- a CDS encoding LysE family translocator, giving the protein MNSMINPSVLTVFIPTFFFVSATPGMCMTLSMTLGMTIGVRRTFWMMWGELLGVGLVSLAAVAGVAALMLNYPAAFLVLKYIGGAYLGYLGIQMWRSKGKMALCEENETTIKLSARGLALQGFVTAIANPKGWAFMISLLPPFIDPLQSLAPQVTILLLIILTIEFCCLISYAAGGRTLRNVLRQKSTLKTMNRIAGTLMIGVGIWLAAG; this is encoded by the coding sequence ATGAACAGTATGATAAACCCTTCAGTCCTCACCGTTTTTATTCCGACCTTCTTTTTTGTCTCTGCCACCCCGGGAATGTGCATGACCCTCTCAATGACCCTGGGGATGACCATTGGCGTCCGCCGCACCTTTTGGATGATGTGGGGTGAGCTGCTTGGCGTCGGTCTTGTGTCCCTGGCAGCTGTAGCCGGAGTAGCGGCCCTTATGCTCAACTATCCCGCTGCTTTTCTGGTGCTGAAATATATCGGTGGTGCTTATCTTGGATATCTTGGAATTCAAATGTGGCGTTCAAAGGGGAAAATGGCTCTCTGTGAAGAGAACGAAACAACTATCAAACTCAGTGCAAGGGGGCTGGCACTCCAGGGCTTCGTTACAGCCATCGCCAACCCCAAAGGCTGGGCTTTCATGATCTCCCTTTTGCCACCATTTATAGATCCACTGCAGTCACTTGCCCCGCAGGTAACCATTCTGCTCCTTATTATTCTCACCATCGAATTCTGCTGCCTTATAAGCTACGCAGCCGGAGGAAGGACACTTCGAAATGTGCTGCGGCAAAAAAGTACTCTCAAAACGATGAACAGGATAGCGGGTACTCTGATGATCGGAGTTGGTATTTGGCTGGCCGCTGGATAA
- a CDS encoding MFS transporter, which yields MKAEQHSSFRLQCIVFALVSASFTNVYITQPVLPVLQNEFSVDMVLVSFSVSAVILGIALSNLPFGVLVDRVAIQPIILNGGLMVVLGGLLCSFTENFWFFLGGRFLQGLFIPCLTTCLAAYLAKTLPLERLSVVMGSYVSATVLGGLSGRLLGGWIHPPLHWRYAFVSAALLTLVATVVAVRGLPRATSREGKQPDLTGFIELLKRWDLLRMYFCAMGSFAIFSSVFNYLPYRLIADPFAFSTESITLLYLVYVVGIFIGPISGRLSNRFGSGQTLLLGSGFLGGALLLILLPFLPAVIVGLLGVCGGFFTIHAAAVGSLNRKLRSGQGRANALYVMFYYLGGWLGITGSGFVYKQGGWSWLVLGLLLLLLIPIGVAVVEYGRDRQIAVRS from the coding sequence TTGAAAGCGGAACAGCATAGCTCATTTCGTCTTCAGTGTATTGTTTTTGCACTGGTTTCAGCTTCATTTACCAATGTTTACATCACTCAGCCGGTACTGCCTGTTCTTCAGAATGAGTTCTCGGTTGATATGGTGCTGGTCTCTTTCAGTGTCTCTGCTGTTATTCTGGGTATAGCCCTTTCCAATCTCCCCTTTGGGGTTTTGGTTGATCGAGTTGCGATCCAGCCTATTATCCTGAATGGCGGTTTAATGGTTGTTCTTGGTGGACTGCTCTGTTCATTTACTGAAAATTTCTGGTTTTTTTTGGGAGGCCGTTTTCTCCAGGGGCTTTTTATTCCGTGTCTGACAACCTGCCTTGCGGCATATTTGGCGAAGACTCTCCCCCTTGAACGGCTGAGCGTTGTGATGGGCTCCTATGTATCTGCAACGGTGCTTGGAGGGTTATCCGGTCGCCTATTGGGTGGATGGATTCATCCACCACTACATTGGCGCTATGCCTTTGTTTCTGCAGCACTCCTCACGCTTGTTGCTACTGTCGTTGCAGTACGTGGTCTGCCCAGGGCTACTTCCAGAGAAGGAAAACAGCCGGATCTGACAGGCTTTATCGAGCTGTTAAAGCGGTGGGACTTATTGCGGATGTACTTCTGCGCCATGGGGAGTTTTGCTATCTTCTCTTCTGTTTTCAACTACCTGCCATATCGATTGATTGCTGATCCTTTTGCTTTTTCCACAGAGAGCATCACTCTGCTCTATCTTGTGTATGTCGTGGGGATTTTTATCGGCCCCATATCTGGCAGGTTGAGTAATCGTTTTGGTAGTGGACAGACCCTGCTTCTGGGAAGTGGCTTTTTAGGGGGGGCCCTGCTTCTTATTCTTTTACCCTTTCTTCCAGCGGTTATTGTAGGACTTCTTGGAGTTTGTGGTGGTTTTTTCACCATCCACGCTGCTGCAGTTGGTTCCCTTAATCGTAAACTTCGGAGTGGTCAGGGACGTGCCAATGCCCTGTATGTGATGTTTTATTATCTTGGTGGCTGGCTCGGCATTACCGGTTCGGGGTTTGTTTATAAGCAGGGTGGTTGGAGTTGGCTGGTACTGGGACTGCTGTTGCTTTTACTTATTCCAATAGGTGTTGCTGTTGTTGAGTATGGAAGAGACAGGCAAATAGCGGTCAGATCTTAA
- a CDS encoding LysE family translocator produces MTFAAWFSLATICILGAMSPGPSLAVVLKNTLAGGRAEGVKTALAHGFGVGLYAFATVAGLAVLIIGSPLAFTVIQWLGALFLAYLGIRAIAGSTGLSDAAQTDTGACYRGNGLRSGFLTAFLNPKLAIFFAALFSQFVSAQALLPEKIIMALTAAFIDAGWYLLVVLVLSHSKVLSVLRSRAALLEKVFGILLLLLAFRMVFSGSI; encoded by the coding sequence ATGACATTTGCAGCCTGGTTTTCACTGGCAACTATCTGCATCCTTGGAGCTATGTCGCCTGGCCCAAGCCTGGCGGTTGTTTTGAAAAACACCCTGGCAGGTGGACGTGCAGAGGGCGTAAAAACAGCACTGGCTCATGGGTTCGGGGTTGGCCTCTATGCCTTTGCCACCGTGGCAGGTCTGGCTGTCCTCATTATTGGCAGTCCTTTGGCGTTTACTGTCATTCAGTGGTTGGGTGCCCTGTTTCTTGCCTATCTTGGGATTCGTGCGATTGCTGGCTCTACAGGACTGTCTGATGCTGCTCAAACAGACACAGGTGCCTGCTATAGAGGTAATGGTCTCCGTTCCGGTTTTCTTACTGCTTTTCTTAACCCAAAGCTTGCTATCTTTTTTGCAGCACTTTTCAGCCAGTTTGTCTCTGCTCAGGCTCTGTTGCCCGAGAAGATAATTATGGCGTTAACAGCGGCCTTTATAGATGCTGGCTGGTATCTGCTCGTAGTGCTTGTTCTGTCACATTCTAAAGTTCTTAGTGTGCTGCGCAGCAGGGCTGCTCTGTTGGAGAAGGTGTTTGGAATTCTGTTGCTGCTGCTGGCTTTTCGGATGGTATTCTCTGGTTCGATTTAG